The DNA region CCGATGATCATCAGCCCCTTGCCGAAGCTCTCGCGTTGACCTTGGCGCACGATGCCCTCGAAAGTCCAGAAGTCATGCAAGAGGAACGTCACGGGCACCAGGTAGAGCGCCAGCGCGACGGCCACCCACCGCGTTCTGGCGCCCGCGATCAGCAGCGTGCCTCCGACCAACTCCAGCACGATTGCCGCCCCGAGCAGGAGCGCGGGAAGCGGGAGTCCATTCAACTCCAGCCAGCCGACCATCATCGTCCAGTTGGTCAGCTTGTAGATCCCGAAGTCGAGAAAGGGCAGCGCGATCAAGAGGCGCCCAGCGAGAGGCCCATATCGCTCCAGCTTCGTCATTGCATCACCTTGCCGATGTGTCGGGGCTAACCACGTCGCGAATGTCGATCGGAGAGTGGCGGGGAGGCGGCGCAGCGAGAAGGAGGGGAAAGTGAGCGGTATATGAGCGCGTTTTCGACTTCTACAACTTGTTACGAAGCAGTTAGATAGGCGATCTGTGCGGAGCTCGCCCTAGGTCTCGGACCTGGCCCCGCGCGACGTCGGCGGCGTAGACTGCCGCCCTGTGAGCACGCTACCGAACGCCGCTACCAGGCACGTCTTCGCCCGCCTCCGTCGGGCGACACCCCTGATCCTGCTTCTCGCCGCTTGCGCGGGAGACTCCGGCGACCGCCCCGAGGAGTCGATCGATGACGAGGCGGCCGCCGACACGTCCGTCCAGCCCGCGCCGGCGCCCCCGGAGGAGTCGGGCTCCGCAACGCTACCCGCGGACCGCGTGCGGGCAGACCCCCCGCCGCCTGAGATCTACTACAGCCTGGACGAGTTCGACTGGTACCGGCAGGCGCTGCCGATAGTGCACGAGGGCGCCGCCTACCAGGGGCTCGACACGGTCGTGGTTCTGTCCACGCTGGAGCTCGACTCGCTGGGCCGCTTCGGCGGCGTCATGTACTGGAGCCGACCGTTGGAAGCGCCGGACACGTTGTACGTGCCCGTGTTCGAGGGGTACTGGCTGCCGTTCGCGCGCATGGGCGCGGATCCTTGAATTCTCCGAAATGGCTGCCGCCACCGCGCCTGGCGCCGGGCGCGCGCGTGGCGCTCATCGCACCCGCCGGGCCGGTGACGGAGGGGCGCATCCGGCGGGCCCACGCTCGGCTGCGCCGCTGGGGGCTGGACGGCGTCGAGGGCAGCGCCATCCGCCGGCGCGCGGGCTATCTGGCCGGCAGCGACGAGGAGCGGGGCCGGGATCTGGAGTGGGCGCTCGCCGCCCCGGAGCTCGACGCCGTGTGGGCGTTGCGCGGCGGCTACGGCACCATGCGCCTGTGGTCGCGCGCGGACTTCGCGGCGCTGCGGCGCCGACCGCGCGCGCTGATCGGCTTCAGCGACAACACGTCCTTGCACCTGGCGGCGGCGCGCCAGCGCGTCTTCTCGTTCCACGGCCCGCACGCGGGCGCGCAGCGGCTCTCCGCCATGGCGACCGCCTGCTTTCGCGCGGTGCTGTTCGACGCGGCGCCGGCGGGGGCGCTGCCGCCCGCGCGCTCCGGGGCTGAGCCCGCGGGACTCGTCGGGGGGGCGGCCGAGGGGCGGCTCGCGGGCGGCAACCTGTCGCTGCTCGCGGCCGCGGTGGGCACGCCGTGGGCAGCCGCGTTCCGCGGCGCGATCGTCGCGCTCGAGGAGGTGGACGAGCCCGTCTACCGGATCGACCGGATGCTGGAGCAACTGATCGTGTCGGGCAGCCTGAAGGGCGCGCGCGGCCTGGCGCTGGGGCGCTTCACCAACGCCACGGGTGGCGGCCGCGGCCGGACCCTGGCGACGCTGCTGGAGGAGTTTGCCCGCCGGCTGGAGGTGCCGGCGCTGGGCGGCCTGCCTTTCGGCCACGTCGACGACACCTGGACCCTCCCGCTGGGCGCGCGCGCGCGCCTGGACGCCGATCGCGGGCGCCTGGAGATCCTGGAAGCCGCGGTCCGGTGAGCCGGCCGCGTGAAACCCTCCCCGGTTACGGGGGTTGATGCCGGCGTGACGACCCGTATCTATACGCGCACCGGCGACCGCGGTGACACCGGCCTCTTCGGGGGCGGGCGCGTCCCCAAGGACCACCCACGGGTGGAGGCTTACGGGACCGTCGACGAGCTGAACGCCGCGCTCGGGGTCGCGCTCGCCGCGATCGCCGACGGCTGGGTGCGCGAGTGCGTTGCGGGCGTGCAGCCAGACCTGTTCGTGGTCGGCGCGATCCTGGCCACGCCTCCGGCGGCTCCGGGGAAGAGGGCGCCGAGCGTGCCCGCGCTACCCGATGAGCGGCCGGCCGAGTTGGAGGCGCTGATCGACCGCGCCGAGGACGACCTCCCGGAATTGAAGGCGTTCGTCATGCCGGGAGGCAACGGCGGAGGCGCCGCGCTGCACCTGGCGCGGACGGTCTGCCGGCGGGCCGAGCGCCGGGTGGTCTCGCTCGCCGCCGAGGCGGAGGTGCCCGAGGGCGTGGTCGTCTACCTGAACCGGCTCTCGGATCTATTGTTTTCGCTGGCGCGCCTGGAGAATCGCCGTGCCGGCAGCCCGGAACGGGAGTGGCTACCCGAACGGGACTGAGCCCAACGTCGCGCGCCTTGCCCGGCGCGCAATCGAACGAACACTATCCGGTCGCACCGACCGACCTGGATTTCGGGAGTCTGCGATGCCGTATATCATTGCCGAGCCGTGCATAGGGACCAAGGACGCCAGTTGCGTCGAGGTCTGCCCGGTGGACTGCATCTACGAAGGCGAGGATCATTACTACATCCACCCGGACGAATGCATCGACTGCGGGGCGTGCGAGCCCGAGTGCCCGGTGACCGCGATCTTCCCCGACACCGACGTGCCCCCCGAGTGGACCGACTACATTGAGAAGAACCGCGCGCACTTCGACTGACTGCCTCGGTCGATCGCACCCCGGCCGCTGGACGCTCGCTCCGGCGGCCGTTGTGCTCGTCGCCGCGTGCGGTGGAGGCAGGCCCACCCCCATCGACGGATCGCTACCGAGGTCGCCCGCCGCCGCCGAGATCGAAGCTACGCTGAGCGCCTCGGCCGAGGCCTGGAATCGCAAGGAGCTGGACGGCTTCATGGAGCCCTACCTGCGCTCGCCCGATCTCACCTTCAGCGGTTCGGGCGGCGTACGCCGCGGCTTCCAGTCGGTCATGCAGCGTTATCGGACGTCGTACTTCGAGGCGGACGTCCCGCTGCCCGGGCTGCGCTTCACCGACCTGGAGACCTTCGACCTGGGCAGGGACCATGCGCTGATGCTCGGGCGATACATCCTGCTGGATCCCGAGTCCGATGAGCAGATCGACACCGGCTACTTCTCGCTGGTTTGGGTCCGGACGCGGGCCGGTTGGCGGATTCTCCACGACCACACCTCGGCCGCCGAGTCCTGAGCGGCCGCCCAGCGGCCAAACTCAAAGACACTAAAAAACCCCGTCTCCGCTTCCTGGAGAGGGGCGATAGCGGGGTTTCGCGCCGGTGGGAGGAGCCGGCGTTCCGTGCGCGTTTCGGCTTAGAAGCCGGCCGCGCGGATCGCGTCGAGTTCTGCGTGCGTGACGGCGCCGTCCTGAGTCGACTTGGACTCTTCGGGACGGTCCGGCCGCTTGGTCACCAGCAGCGTGACCACGAGCGCGCCGATCGTCAGCAGCTTGATCCTTGTGTCCACGTTGTTCTCCCGAGTGAGGCCTGGCGGGCCTGCCTCCGCACAGTCCCTTCGCAATCGAAGGGTCTCGCGTTTCCTTCATACATCGGACGCGTAACGAGCCCGTCGCGTCACAACCCGGCCTCTACTACCCACAACGCCCCACTACGGCCCGTAATGACGGGCGATCGGGCGATGGAGTGACGGCGCGCCGTGTTCGTGGTAGTGTTGTGCCGCCGCGCTCCGGCTACCGGCGGCGGCTTCGACCTTGTTTCGGTACCTACAACGCGCACAGCCATAGCCATGCACGCAGCCAAGCCTCCGTCTCACTCCGAGACGACAATCAGCGAACTCATGATGCCCAACCAGGTCAACAACCTGGGGCACGTGTTCGGCGGCGTGGTGCTGTCCATGGTCGACCGCACGGCCGCGGTGTCCGCCATGCGCCACGCCGGCAGCCCGTGCGTGAC from Gemmatimonadota bacterium includes:
- a CDS encoding DoxX family protein, with the translated sequence MTKLERYGPLAGRLLIALPFLDFGIYKLTNWTMMVGWLELNGLPLPALLLGAAIVLELVGGTLLIAGARTRWVAVALALYLVPVTFLLHDFWTFEGIVRQGQRESFGKGLMIIGGLIFVALQGAGAVSLDERRERPAAP
- a CDS encoding cob(I)yrinic acid a,c-diamide adenosyltransferase, which codes for MTTRIYTRTGDRGDTGLFGGGRVPKDHPRVEAYGTVDELNAALGVALAAIADGWVRECVAGVQPDLFVVGAILATPPAAPGKRAPSVPALPDERPAELEALIDRAEDDLPELKAFVMPGGNGGGAALHLARTVCRRAERRVVSLAAEAEVPEGVVVYLNRLSDLLFSLARLENRRAGSPEREWLPERD
- a CDS encoding nuclear transport factor 2 family protein, with product MLVAACGGGRPTPIDGSLPRSPAAAEIEATLSASAEAWNRKELDGFMEPYLRSPDLTFSGSGGVRRGFQSVMQRYRTSYFEADVPLPGLRFTDLETFDLGRDHALMLGRYILLDPESDEQIDTGYFSLVWVRTRAGWRILHDHTSAAES
- a CDS encoding ferredoxin, coding for MPYIIAEPCIGTKDASCVEVCPVDCIYEGEDHYYIHPDECIDCGACEPECPVTAIFPDTDVPPEWTDYIEKNRAHFD
- a CDS encoding LD-carboxypeptidase, which produces MNSPKWLPPPRLAPGARVALIAPAGPVTEGRIRRAHARLRRWGLDGVEGSAIRRRAGYLAGSDEERGRDLEWALAAPELDAVWALRGGYGTMRLWSRADFAALRRRPRALIGFSDNTSLHLAAARQRVFSFHGPHAGAQRLSAMATACFRAVLFDAAPAGALPPARSGAEPAGLVGGAAEGRLAGGNLSLLAAAVGTPWAAAFRGAIVALEEVDEPVYRIDRMLEQLIVSGSLKGARGLALGRFTNATGGGRGRTLATLLEEFARRLEVPALGGLPFGHVDDTWTLPLGARARLDADRGRLEILEAAVR